Proteins encoded within one genomic window of Candidatus Berkiella cookevillensis:
- the mdh gene encoding malate dehydrogenase has product MARKKIALIGAGNIGGTLAHLILLKQLGDVVLFDITEGVPQGKAIDLCQCGPIEGFDNQVVGTNDYKDIAGADVVIVTAGVPRKPGMSRDDLLEINAKVMKAVGAGIQQYAPKAFVICVTNPLDVMVNLLQEYSGVPDNMIVGMAGVLDSARFRTFLAWEFNVSVEQVQAYVLGGHGDTMVPLVQMSNIAGVSLSDLVKQGKITQARLDEIVDRTRKGGGEIVALLKTGSAFYAPATAAVNMAESFLRDKKRILPCATKLKPGQYDIEEALFVGAPAKIGAKGVEAIIEVQLTPSEKDNLNVSIQAVKELNAAVKNLNI; this is encoded by the coding sequence ATGGCTAGAAAGAAAATTGCATTGATTGGTGCAGGTAATATTGGTGGTACGCTTGCGCATCTAATATTGCTTAAGCAATTAGGAGATGTGGTTTTATTTGATATTACCGAAGGTGTTCCCCAAGGCAAAGCGATTGATCTGTGTCAATGTGGGCCTATCGAAGGTTTTGATAATCAAGTTGTAGGCACCAATGACTATAAAGATATTGCAGGCGCTGATGTTGTCATTGTAACCGCAGGTGTGCCACGTAAACCTGGCATGAGCCGTGATGATTTATTAGAGATCAATGCAAAAGTAATGAAAGCAGTGGGTGCAGGTATTCAGCAATATGCACCTAAAGCGTTTGTGATTTGTGTGACCAATCCTTTAGATGTCATGGTTAACTTATTACAAGAATATTCAGGTGTGCCAGACAATATGATCGTTGGTATGGCGGGAGTATTGGATTCTGCGCGTTTCAGAACCTTCTTGGCATGGGAATTTAATGTTTCTGTTGAGCAGGTACAAGCCTATGTGCTAGGTGGACATGGCGATACCATGGTGCCTTTGGTACAAATGAGTAACATTGCCGGTGTAAGCCTTAGTGATCTTGTTAAGCAAGGCAAGATTACGCAGGCAAGGCTCGATGAAATTGTGGACAGAACCCGTAAAGGGGGGGGCGAAATTGTTGCGCTCTTGAAGACTGGCTCTGCATTTTATGCGCCAGCCACTGCTGCTGTTAACATGGCTGAGTCTTTCTTGCGAGATAAAAAGCGTATTTTACCCTGTGCAACCAAATTAAAGCCTGGTCAATATGATATTGAAGAAGCGCTTTTTGTTGGTGCGCCTGCTAAAATTGGCGCAAAGGGTGTTGAGGCAATTATTGAGGTTCAGTTGACGCCTAGCGAGAAAGACAATCTTAATGTGTCGATTCAGGCTGTGAAAGAGCTGAATGCTGCAGTTAAGAATCTTAACATTTAA
- a CDS encoding Leu/Phe/Val dehydrogenase gives MMQNNNNTAPISTKAPFLSLFENLQYGELHLKQDIQAGFFGIIAIHNTTRGPSLGGCRFIPYSDPQNAIIDALKLAQGMSYKAAISDLPLGGGKSVIIHSEKIKDRRKIFELFGDFVESLGGRYITAEDSGTHVTDMDIIFEKTAYVTGHSNIAFATKDPSPLTALGVVTGMQAAAQHHLQRSSLAGLHIVIQGVGNVGFRIAQLCQHYGAKITVCDSNPKALQHAKEHLNVGICTVDQIHSIPCDIFAPCALGNAINTQTVHKVNAKIVAGAANNQLESIEMARILKEKDILYAPDYAINAGGLIHVAAQYLHQDETQAREKVLKIYDTLQSIFIQSDTTGLSTAEIANQIAEQRLQA, from the coding sequence ATGATGCAAAACAACAATAATACCGCTCCTATATCCACAAAAGCACCTTTTTTATCTCTTTTTGAAAATTTGCAATATGGCGAATTACATCTTAAGCAAGACATTCAAGCTGGCTTTTTTGGGATCATTGCCATTCACAACACCACACGTGGCCCATCGCTGGGTGGCTGTCGTTTTATACCTTATTCCGATCCGCAAAACGCAATCATTGATGCCCTCAAATTAGCACAAGGTATGAGCTACAAAGCCGCTATCAGTGATTTACCCTTGGGTGGTGGCAAATCGGTGATCATTCATTCTGAGAAAATCAAAGATAGGCGTAAAATTTTCGAATTGTTTGGTGATTTTGTTGAATCGCTGGGTGGACGCTATATCACCGCGGAAGATAGCGGCACACATGTCACAGATATGGATATTATTTTTGAAAAAACCGCTTATGTCACAGGTCACAGTAACATTGCTTTTGCAACAAAAGATCCATCGCCTCTCACTGCACTTGGTGTTGTGACAGGTATGCAGGCAGCAGCACAACATCATTTACAGCGCAGCTCTTTGGCCGGACTCCATATTGTGATCCAAGGCGTTGGTAATGTAGGCTTTCGTATTGCACAACTGTGCCAGCACTATGGTGCAAAAATCACAGTCTGTGACAGCAATCCCAAAGCACTTCAACATGCAAAAGAGCACTTGAACGTGGGTATTTGTACTGTCGATCAAATACATTCTATTCCCTGTGATATCTTTGCACCATGCGCACTGGGCAATGCTATTAATACGCAAACGGTACATAAAGTGAATGCAAAAATAGTGGCAGGTGCGGCGAATAATCAATTAGAATCTATTGAAATGGCTCGCATCCTTAAAGAGAAAGATATTTTATATGCGCCTGATTATGCCATCAATGCGGGCGGATTGATTCACGTTGCTGCCCAATATTTGCATCAGGATGAAACACAAGCACGAGAAAAAGTGCTGAAAATATACGATACACTACAAAGCATTTTCATCCAAAGTGACACAACAGGTTTATCAACTGCAGAGATTGCAAACCAGATTGCAGAGCAACGATTACAAGCATAA
- a CDS encoding undecaprenyl-diphosphate phosphatase produces the protein MSEWLNVILLALTQGLTEFLPVSSSAHLILLPLIMHTPDQGLVFDISLHIGTLLAVLYYFRVKIKWLIIGFFKSFKPKTKMGVHSKLAWSLIIGSLPIAVGGMLLHSTIENFARSPLVIGYASILFGLLLYIAERIGSQARSLRSFTLKNALFIGCMQVMALIPGTSRSGITLTGGLFLGFNRKTAATFSFLLSIPAILMAGTYASTQLVNASIHMHWYDFMIGISVSAISAFCCIHLFLKLINKIGLLPFVIYRIILGTVLIFIFQS, from the coding sequence ATGAGTGAATGGCTTAACGTTATTTTACTGGCACTCACACAAGGACTCACAGAATTTTTGCCTGTTTCTAGCTCTGCACATTTAATTCTGCTGCCACTCATTATGCATACGCCTGATCAAGGCTTGGTCTTTGATATTTCATTACACATCGGCACTTTGCTGGCAGTACTCTATTATTTTAGAGTTAAAATAAAATGGTTGATCATCGGTTTTTTCAAAAGCTTCAAACCCAAAACGAAGATGGGTGTACATTCCAAACTGGCATGGTCATTGATTATTGGTTCTCTACCCATTGCTGTGGGTGGCATGTTACTTCACTCAACGATTGAAAATTTTGCACGCTCGCCACTGGTGATTGGATATGCCTCTATCTTATTTGGATTATTATTGTACATTGCTGAAAGAATAGGCTCACAAGCAAGATCCTTACGCTCATTTACCCTGAAAAATGCCCTTTTTATTGGATGCATGCAAGTAATGGCACTGATTCCAGGTACTTCTCGCTCAGGAATTACCTTAACAGGTGGATTATTTCTTGGTTTCAATCGCAAAACAGCAGCTACCTTTTCTTTTTTGCTTTCGATTCCGGCTATTCTGATGGCAGGCACATATGCCAGCACACAACTCGTCAATGCTTCTATTCACATGCATTGGTATGATTTCATGATTGGCATCAGCGTATCTGCTATAAGCGCATTCTGCTGCATTCATTTGTTTCTAAAACTGATTAATAAAATTGGCTTATTGCCCTTTGTCATTTATAGAATTATACTCGGCACTGTTTTAATCTTTATTTTCCAATCATGA
- a CDS encoding PEP-CTERM sorting domain-containing protein: MKRTTFLLLMSALSAGQAFAGPTYIDVGASGQTPGGQGSTPMLGGDLDTFTSVFTQLSFFADTTTTQYDTNGNAISDVGDRFIDTGTASITDLLPPLGDDEGLGFLSEITIAWTGLLGRLTSNLMPVASNFVQNFIYDSDNTSLSFYFQGDAAGVLGAPNGSFGSSVGASDNTGFTDGQKVLEIAIKGGEGSNTFDSLGQFISGSSLLMGEITYALDNFWWFDNGDNIPGTAGDKDFHDLLGMAIPITLKSRIDQNTEQVVTDLSGAGLAGPLGFGNELFKIHSTYDGSMDFTVPEPGTLALLGLGLVLIPTIRRSILGKRLV; encoded by the coding sequence ATGAAAAGGACAACATTTTTGCTGCTAATGTCTGCGTTGTCCGCAGGTCAAGCCTTCGCAGGTCCCACGTATATTGATGTGGGCGCTTCGGGTCAAACACCCGGTGGCCAGGGTTCTACCCCAATGCTAGGTGGTGATTTAGATACTTTTACAAGCGTATTTACCCAATTATCTTTTTTTGCGGATACCACCACAACACAATATGACACGAATGGAAATGCTATTTCTGATGTGGGTGATAGGTTTATAGATACTGGCACGGCTTCTATCACTGATTTGTTACCACCTTTAGGGGATGATGAAGGCTTAGGTTTTTTATCTGAGATTACGATTGCATGGACAGGACTGTTGGGGCGACTCACCTCTAATCTCATGCCTGTTGCTTCTAATTTTGTACAAAATTTTATTTATGATAGCGATAATACCAGTTTAAGCTTCTATTTTCAGGGTGATGCAGCAGGCGTATTGGGAGCACCCAATGGAAGCTTTGGATCCTCTGTTGGTGCCTCAGACAATACGGGCTTTACAGATGGCCAAAAGGTTTTAGAAATTGCAATCAAGGGCGGCGAAGGTAGCAATACATTTGATAGTCTTGGTCAATTTATCAGTGGTTCTTCTTTATTGATGGGGGAAATCACTTATGCTTTAGATAATTTTTGGTGGTTTGATAATGGCGACAATATACCAGGCACAGCAGGCGATAAAGACTTTCATGACCTGTTAGGTATGGCCATTCCTATTACTTTAAAATCTCGTATTGATCAAAATACAGAACAAGTTGTCACCGATCTGTCAGGCGCAGGTTTAGCAGGACCGCTAGGCTTTGGGAATGAACTCTTCAAAATCCATTCTACATATGATGGTAGTATGGATTTTACAGTACCAGAACCAGGCACTTTAGCGTTACTAGGTCTTGGACTCGTGCTGATCCCCACAATTAGAAGGAGTATTTTGGGTAAAAGGCTTGTCTAA
- the pnuC gene encoding nicotinamide riboside transporter PnuC has translation MNWLDVVGASLSLISTYHFTKSYHSAWVIGMFAIVLNTILYWQKGVYGHVLLEAIYFIIMIIGLMKWQRNNNTSVYQLSTKQMLIASGIVFSLFLSYAYFLIAYTPSTIPYWDASTTVLCLFAQAMMIYRIIQCWMIWFIVDAMIVILQWQQGMPFHSIVTFIYLGLAILGFLRWKKDLVHPVADKLSFSIFSSKNNSVSS, from the coding sequence ATGAACTGGCTAGATGTTGTTGGCGCTTCACTTTCTTTGATTTCTACTTATCACTTTACCAAAAGCTATCATTCTGCGTGGGTCATTGGAATGTTTGCCATTGTCCTAAACACCATCTTATATTGGCAAAAAGGTGTTTATGGTCATGTGTTATTAGAAGCTATTTATTTTATCATCATGATAATTGGTCTCATGAAATGGCAACGGAACAATAACACAAGCGTCTATCAACTGAGCACCAAGCAAATGCTCATCGCAAGTGGCATCGTTTTCTCATTATTCTTAAGTTACGCATATTTTTTAATAGCATATACACCTTCTACCATACCTTATTGGGATGCAAGTACCACTGTCCTGTGCTTGTTCGCGCAAGCAATGATGATTTATAGAATCATTCAATGTTGGATGATCTGGTTTATTGTCGATGCCATGATCGTTATCTTACAATGGCAACAAGGCATGCCCTTTCACAGCATTGTTACTTTTATTTACCTAGGTTTGGCTATTTTAGGATTTCTCAGATGGAAAAAAGACTTGGTTCATCCTGTAGCAGATAAATTATCTTTTTCTATTTTCTCTTCTAAAAACAACAGTGTTTCATCATAA
- a CDS encoding class I SAM-dependent methyltransferase gives MKSILNLEHYIDFSPSWAKRSYIKILHVLKKISTHCGMIAWLDKHAPYSRRHHYIRSLFATHQLNDMIALDTPWWTYHAIEFVNDYLANMSHPAMVFEYGSGASTLWLAKRCQSLISIEHDTHWHDQIVQHTKDKKNILLLHRPPNVLQVNKPSVYHSDKQPFLDFQSYVESIQSFERQFDVIIIDGRCRPQCLSLAMKKLNKNGIIVFDNSNRARYQQCLSKADIEIQRFWGRVPGSPFRSETAIVRKIN, from the coding sequence ATGAAATCCATTCTTAATTTAGAGCATTATATTGATTTCTCACCCAGCTGGGCAAAGCGTAGCTATATAAAAATACTACACGTACTCAAAAAAATTTCTACGCACTGCGGTATGATTGCTTGGCTCGATAAGCATGCGCCCTATTCTCGTCGCCATCACTATATACGCTCTTTATTCGCAACACATCAGCTCAATGATATGATTGCATTGGACACACCTTGGTGGACTTATCATGCTATTGAATTTGTGAATGACTATTTGGCCAATATGAGCCATCCAGCAATGGTATTTGAATATGGGAGTGGCGCAAGCACACTCTGGCTTGCAAAGCGATGTCAGTCTTTGATTAGCATAGAACATGACACACACTGGCACGATCAAATTGTGCAACACACAAAAGACAAAAAAAATATCTTACTTTTACACCGTCCACCGAATGTATTGCAAGTAAATAAACCCTCTGTTTACCATTCAGATAAACAGCCTTTTTTAGATTTTCAATCTTATGTAGAAAGCATTCAAAGTTTTGAAAGGCAATTTGATGTCATTATCATCGATGGTCGTTGTCGTCCGCAATGTTTATCGCTTGCAATGAAAAAACTTAATAAAAACGGCATTATTGTTTTTGATAATTCAAATCGCGCGCGCTATCAACAGTGTCTTTCTAAAGCGGATATTGAAATACAACGCTTTTGGGGACGCGTACCCGGCTCGCCTTTTCGGAGTGAAACCGCTATCGTCAGAAAAATCAATTAA
- a CDS encoding DMT family transporter has product MGIETQSHQLSVPSCLKFPYYMAPVLFSLPIILWGMNELNNLSVRRATYLGLGALGMWTVEPLLISEVNSLPIFEVLAIIFASSFAMTAVRLTVKRKWHLIFRQPLYIWVAGILGICVSDFAYIYGAQHAPIAHVDLIDYLWPCLAICFTSMLPKETLSPQHLIGAVCGFLGIYVLISKEVSLNGLNVSYFIGYGLALFGAILWSGYSAFSRYFKAVPTEMIGMYCGMGALISLILHFQFETFVMPTVQEGSMAVITGITGAGIAYQLWDYGVKFGDVYLLSMLTYVARICAMALLVVFGKEPFTLTLVVACALASVGIMVSGLDSKTFKKMCGYFLKPLKILNSPA; this is encoded by the coding sequence ATGGGTATAGAGACACAAAGTCATCAATTAAGTGTTCCATCTTGCCTCAAATTTCCCTACTATATGGCTCCTGTGCTTTTTAGCTTACCTATAATACTGTGGGGGATGAATGAGTTGAACAACCTGTCTGTGCGAAGAGCAACCTATCTAGGTTTGGGCGCTTTGGGAATGTGGACCGTTGAGCCACTCTTAATTTCTGAAGTTAATAGTCTACCTATTTTTGAAGTACTGGCGATTATTTTTGCTAGTTCATTTGCCATGACGGCAGTACGTTTAACAGTGAAGCGCAAGTGGCATCTTATTTTTAGGCAACCGCTTTATATCTGGGTTGCAGGTATACTCGGTATTTGTGTCAGTGATTTTGCCTACATCTATGGTGCGCAACATGCACCTATCGCACATGTCGATTTAATCGATTATCTATGGCCATGTTTGGCGATTTGTTTTACCAGCATGCTACCCAAGGAAACTTTGTCGCCACAGCATTTAATTGGTGCCGTTTGCGGATTCTTAGGTATTTATGTTCTGATCAGCAAAGAAGTTTCATTAAATGGGCTGAACGTTTCCTATTTTATTGGCTATGGTTTAGCGCTATTTGGGGCAATACTGTGGAGTGGTTATTCCGCCTTTTCAAGATATTTTAAAGCTGTTCCCACAGAAATGATTGGCATGTATTGTGGCATGGGCGCATTAATTTCCTTAATATTACATTTTCAATTTGAAACTTTTGTGATGCCGACGGTACAAGAAGGTTCAATGGCCGTGATTACAGGCATTACAGGTGCAGGCATTGCCTATCAACTGTGGGATTATGGTGTTAAGTTTGGTGATGTATATTTACTGAGCATGTTAACCTATGTGGCAAGAATCTGTGCCATGGCCTTGTTGGTTGTTTTTGGGAAAGAGCCTTTTACACTGACGTTGGTTGTTGCCTGTGCTTTGGCTTCTGTTGGTATCATGGTCAGTGGTTTAGACAGTAAAACCTTTAAAAAAATGTGTGGTTATTTTTTAAAGCCTCTCAAGATATTAAATTCTCCAGCATAA
- a CDS encoding malic enzyme-like NAD(P)-binding protein: MTQELKESALAYHSEPRPGKLCIQITKPTETQRDLALAYTPGVAEPVRQIKADPELAYQYTLKGNLVGVITNGTAVLGLGNVGPLAAKPVMEGKAVLFKQFADIDVFDIEVNASNPQAFINTVARIAPTFGGINLEDIKGPQCFEIEQALIERLDIPVFHDDQHGTAIITVAALLNALELQGKNLDEIKVVCLGAGAAGIASMRLLIAMGLRRDQIYMIDREGVIHTGRADLNPYKFAFAAETQKRTLAEAIEGADVFIGVSGANLLSARMLQSMNDKPIVFALSNPDPEISPEIAHSVRDDLIMATGRSDYPNQVNNVLCFPYIFRGALDVRATRINQEMMIAAVMAIRDLAKQPVPEIISKAYDTDKSFSFGSEYILPKPMDPRLKMVVSSAVAQAAITTGVAKLPYPSHYPKLKEDNGLKQETHLATDLA; the protein is encoded by the coding sequence ATGACCCAAGAGCTCAAAGAAAGCGCATTAGCGTATCATTCTGAGCCACGTCCTGGAAAACTATGTATTCAAATTACCAAGCCCACTGAAACACAACGGGATCTTGCGCTTGCATACACGCCGGGTGTTGCTGAACCAGTTCGACAGATTAAAGCAGATCCAGAATTGGCTTATCAATACACCTTGAAAGGAAATTTAGTTGGGGTTATCACCAATGGTACTGCCGTACTTGGTTTAGGCAATGTTGGCCCTTTAGCTGCAAAACCTGTCATGGAAGGTAAAGCCGTTTTATTTAAACAATTTGCAGACATCGATGTTTTTGACATTGAAGTCAATGCTTCTAATCCACAAGCTTTTATTAATACTGTTGCGCGTATTGCTCCCACTTTTGGTGGTATTAATCTTGAAGACATTAAAGGTCCTCAGTGCTTTGAAATAGAACAAGCATTAATTGAAAGACTTGATATTCCTGTCTTTCATGATGATCAACATGGTACAGCGATTATTACTGTTGCTGCCTTACTGAATGCTTTGGAATTACAAGGCAAAAATTTAGACGAAATTAAAGTGGTTTGTTTAGGTGCGGGTGCTGCTGGTATCGCCTCTATGCGACTCTTGATTGCGATGGGATTGCGTCGCGATCAAATTTATATGATTGATAGAGAAGGCGTCATTCATACGGGCAGAGCAGATTTGAATCCTTATAAATTTGCCTTTGCTGCAGAAACACAAAAACGTACTTTGGCAGAAGCGATTGAAGGTGCGGATGTATTTATTGGTGTGTCTGGTGCTAATTTATTATCTGCAAGAATGCTCCAATCAATGAATGATAAGCCAATTGTTTTTGCATTATCAAATCCTGATCCAGAAATTTCTCCAGAAATTGCGCACTCTGTGAGAGATGATTTAATTATGGCAACGGGTAGAAGTGATTATCCGAACCAAGTGAATAACGTTTTATGTTTCCCTTATATTTTTAGAGGTGCATTAGATGTTAGAGCTACACGTATTAATCAAGAAATGATGATTGCAGCGGTGATGGCGATACGCGATTTGGCGAAGCAACCTGTACCAGAAATCATTTCAAAAGCTTATGATACGGACAAGAGTTTTAGCTTTGGATCAGAATATATTTTGCCCAAGCCAATGGATCCACGTTTAAAGATGGTTGTATCAAGTGCTGTTGCACAAGCGGCAATTACAACGGGCGTTGCTAAACTTCCCTATCCTTCGCATTATCCAAAACTAAAAGAAGATAATGGATTAAAACAAGAAACGCATTTAGCAACTGATTTAGCATAA
- a CDS encoding EAL domain-containing protein, which yields MIKNTLNVLVACKRADKDPIVEALISHREINQLYVTDKIAESLKICGDHCIDVIIIDFFMQDGSVLDFLQNNRAIVDAHIPILVLSDQNAYALHLCAYRKGAAQVILKDENNRYIKYLYKYIKKLHDNNISHIPIMQPKMNINNALICVNKNLDITFVNAAATGYLSEIQSKMIGKSILRIVNNLDASMRKSLKEGFRLAQDSHQPQPIGTFKLTKIEHDLSYIEIMLYPILNIEQRIEAYIVTLRERTITNQQDIERYQQHEYDHLTGVLNRESFMSRLNHALIYCSRYDQNCAIVHLDIDGFKAMNDALGHRLADQLLKEVSKRIKMLVRNVDILARIGADEFMLLLSHTNQLQDSARVADKLMQALKEPFVIEHNPYFVTMSIGIAMYPQDADTLDGIIQCANSALRLAKEKGRNNYQFYKPEFTRQATSVIELANDMHIAMEKQEFDLYFQPQFCAQDQHLIGFEALLRWQHPTKGNISPALFIPIAEQMGMINEIGDWVIQRTCQTMHKLKLAGYTNFIMAINLSVQQLMREDFVDEIIEILAHHDVPACRIELEITESVFAHDKPMITSKLQALRSVGFHIVMDDFGTGYSCLSYIKDLPLEGIKIDKAFVDELSSDTQSKFKAIISAIITLAQQLNIKTLAEGIESLEQATLLRNLGCDHLQGFLFAKPLSYDETLLFLEEKIEKDNLSATG from the coding sequence ATGATAAAAAACACGCTTAATGTTTTAGTCGCTTGTAAGCGTGCGGATAAAGATCCTATCGTAGAAGCCTTGATTTCTCATCGTGAAATAAATCAGCTCTATGTAACGGATAAAATCGCTGAATCACTTAAGATATGTGGCGACCATTGTATTGATGTAATTATTATTGATTTTTTTATGCAAGATGGTTCTGTTTTAGACTTTCTGCAAAATAATCGAGCGATTGTCGATGCCCATATACCTATTTTAGTATTGTCCGATCAAAATGCCTATGCCTTGCATTTATGTGCTTATAGAAAAGGTGCAGCGCAAGTTATTCTGAAAGATGAAAATAATCGATATATAAAATATCTTTATAAATATATTAAAAAACTGCATGACAATAATATTTCACATATACCGATTATGCAGCCCAAAATGAATATTAATAATGCGCTTATCTGTGTAAACAAAAATCTTGATATCACCTTTGTGAATGCTGCAGCAACAGGTTACTTGTCAGAAATACAATCAAAGATGATTGGCAAATCCATTCTAAGAATTGTGAATAATTTAGATGCGTCAATGAGAAAATCGCTCAAAGAGGGTTTTCGATTAGCGCAAGATAGCCATCAACCGCAGCCCATTGGAACCTTTAAATTAACAAAAATTGAGCATGATTTATCCTATATTGAAATCATGTTATACCCTATTTTAAACATCGAACAGCGTATTGAAGCCTATATTGTAACGCTCAGAGAAAGAACAATTACAAATCAGCAAGACATAGAGCGTTATCAACAGCATGAATATGATCATTTAACAGGTGTTTTGAATCGTGAGTCATTTATGTCACGCTTGAATCATGCCTTAATTTATTGTTCCCGTTATGATCAAAATTGTGCAATCGTACATTTAGATATTGATGGGTTTAAGGCAATGAATGATGCTTTGGGACATCGTTTAGCCGATCAGCTTTTGAAAGAAGTTTCGAAAAGAATTAAAATGCTTGTGCGAAATGTTGATATACTTGCTCGCATTGGCGCAGATGAATTTATGTTGCTGTTATCTCACACCAATCAATTGCAAGACTCTGCGCGCGTTGCGGATAAACTAATGCAAGCATTAAAAGAGCCATTTGTTATTGAACATAATCCTTATTTTGTGACGATGAGTATTGGGATTGCAATGTATCCCCAAGATGCAGATACTTTAGATGGTATTATTCAGTGTGCAAATTCAGCCTTGAGGCTTGCAAAAGAAAAAGGTCGGAATAATTATCAATTTTATAAGCCGGAATTTACACGTCAAGCGACTTCTGTGATTGAGCTTGCCAATGATATGCATATTGCCATGGAGAAACAAGAATTTGATCTCTATTTTCAACCGCAATTTTGTGCACAAGATCAGCATTTGATTGGCTTTGAAGCCTTGCTTCGATGGCAGCATCCCACAAAGGGTAATATATCACCGGCTTTATTTATTCCGATTGCAGAACAGATGGGGATGATCAATGAAATTGGTGATTGGGTCATACAGAGAACCTGTCAAACAATGCATAAGCTCAAGTTGGCGGGCTATACAAATTTCATTATGGCTATTAACTTATCTGTGCAGCAGTTGATGCGTGAAGATTTTGTCGATGAAATTATTGAAATATTGGCCCACCATGATGTTCCAGCTTGTAGAATAGAGTTAGAAATCACTGAGTCTGTTTTTGCGCATGATAAGCCAATGATCACAAGTAAATTACAGGCTTTACGATCGGTTGGTTTTCATATTGTGATGGATGATTTTGGTACTGGATATTCTTGCTTAAGCTATATAAAAGATTTGCCATTAGAAGGCATTAAAATTGATAAAGCCTTTGTTGATGAGCTTAGCAGTGATACTCAATCTAAATTCAAGGCTATTATTTCAGCTATTATTACATTAGCACAACAGCTCAATATTAAAACACTGGCAGAAGGTATTGAATCTCTTGAACAAGCAACTTTATTAAGAAATTTAGGTTGTGATCATTTGCAAGGATTCTTATTTGCCAAGCCACTTTCTTATGATGAAACACTGTTGTTTTTAGAAGAGAAAATAGAAAAAGATAATTTATCTGCTACAGGATGA